Genomic segment of Bacteroidota bacterium:
GACAATGTTGGTCATCCGATTGCTTTTGGTGCAACAGGAGCAATCGAAGTTTACAGCGCAGGCACAACCATGACTTTTGGTGTGCCGTCGGATCAGGCAGTAATAGTTGGCAGATTCGAGGATGGCGGAGGTTTGCCTGTATTGTTTGCGTATGAGCAAGGTACTGCCATGGTTGCAAGTACGGCACCTGCGCGTCGGGCCGGCTTTTTCTTTGTTGAAGAGGGAGGTGCGCAAGCAGCTATAGACGGGCTGACGTTGTTCAACAACACGGTTTTGTGGCTTCTGGGGCGTGAAGGGGAAATAGCAGATGCCGTGTCGAACGAGGCGATTGATAAAAGCACTGCTGGACGAGTTGGACCAAATTACCCCAATCCTTTCAGCGGTGAGACCTGGATTCCGATTGATCTTTCCAGTCCTACCCAGCTCGTATTGGAGGTGTTTGATATGCTAGGCCGGCGGGTTGCACAGGTGGCAAATGCCACATATCCGGCGGGCGAGCATCGCATCCGATTTGAGCGAGATACGCTGCCAGCCGGCCTGTATTTTTATCGTCTTCAGTTGGGGGAGAGCGCCTATAGTGGTGCCATGACAATGCTTGAGTAGGTGCACCACGACCTAGATTGAGTAAAAAAGGGCAGCATCTCTATCCGAGATGCTGCCCTTTTTACGCTAGTGGGTCAAGTATCGGATTAATTGCCACCGTGATAGGCGCGAGATATTTCGTAACTATCTTCAAACCAGTTCCAGAGGATGACTTGACCGTCTTTCACTTTCACGCGGAGCGCCCAGGTGAATTCTTTGGTTTTTTGGTTGGACTTGGTGGCGAGGCCAACCATGGTGCCAAAGAAAGCTGCTGTATCGCCACCTGAAATGGCGTCTTCGGTCTTCCAGTCGAGCGTCTTCAGATTTTCACCAAAGAGCGGCATAAACTCTTCCAGGATGACGGTCTTGCCCACCCAATTGCCGATCCAGGGCAAGCTTGCGTCACCTTCGTTGTGCCAAACCATGTCGTCGTGCATCAGCCCCATCATGGTTTCCATGTCGCCTTTACCCATAGATTCCATAAAGCCCATGGCTACGTTCATGGTTTGATCTGCTTCGCTCACTGGCGGTGTGGCCGGCTTCAGTTGCTGCATGGCTGTTACCCAGTCTTCCACGTGATGCGTGCTTACAAACTGGCCGTCTTTCATGGTGTGCATGTCTATGGTCAAGATCTTGAAAGACTTGCTACCATCAGTAGGGACGCCCATAAAGTCGCCGTTTGGAGAACCCGTCGCTATACTTCTGACGATGTATACATCTCCTTCATTAACGATCTGCTGGGGCTCCCATTTCAGGTCGGGGATGATTTTCCAGAAAAACTCCAACTGTCCCATCAATTGTTCGCCGCCTTTCGAGTCGACGGAGCTGGAGGATTTGTAGCCTTCAGCTAAAACTGGTGTTAATACGGCAGTAGGGCGCGTTTCGTTATTTACGGTCAGCGCTTTCTCGTAAAAGGCCATGATCGAAGCTTTGTTTTTGATAACCTCAGCTTCACGAGCGTTTTGTTGTTCTACCACCATTTTGTCGGTTGTATGGCATCCCGTCAGGACAATCGCTACCAGGAGTAGGCAAGGCAGCAGGCGGGCACGCGTGTTTTTAATATTGAGCATGGTACTGTTTGTTTGGAATTCGAGTGGTTTTGGCCATCGCACCTGTTGATGTAATAGCCATCGATAGCTTACCATGCAGGGCAACCAAGCGAAAGGTAGTGATGTGGAAAAAGCAGTACGGTTGGGAAGGTGGTGGAATAAAAGCGTTGTTTTGTTAGATAAAGGCAGTATGAATTGGCCGTCGCTTGATGAGTAGGCCTGTGCTTTTTGTCTACGTCTGCTGTTTTTTATCGTCCTCTCCCTTTCGTCATCCCGAACTTGATCCGGGGTCCACAGGAATGACAATGCACACGGGCCTGATCGCCATCCGGGTGGATGCCCAATCGAGTTGGGCATGACGGAAAAGACTTGTGGCGAAAAGTAGCCCGACGCAGGGATGACTTCGTGCTAAATCGAGCGGCGTACTGCTGTACGGAAAGCGGATGGGGTTTGCGCTTGCCGGCGTTTAAAAAATTTGTTCAGGTTAGACGGGTCCTCGAAACCAAGCTTGTATGCAATCTCCTTAACCGACAGTTTCGAGTGGGCCAGTTGTCGTTTTATCTCCAGGAGCAGCCGGCGGTCTATGACGTCTTTGGGGGTGTGATCCAGGTGTTTCTTTGTAAGTGCGCCCAGCGACTTCGTAGATATATTGAGTACCTCTGCGTAAGCAATGGCTGTCCAATGATCCGTGTAATGCTGTTCGAGCAACTTACTGAATTCGATGAGCAGCGGCGGGCATGTCAGGCGCTGGTCATCAGCATTAGAAAGCTGGCCGAATCGCGCTGTCTTATGGATGATAATGCCTAATTGATGGCATACAATCGGCAGCCATTCGGAGTCGTTGGGGCCCTGGTATTCTTCAATAAGCCGGCTGATGTCAGGTTGCAAGGCTTGCGCATCTTGCAAGCGATAAGCTGACGAATTGATAGGGTCAAATAAAAAAGAAGCAATCGCCGTATCAAAATTCAGCAGGGCGCGCTGTAATACAGCTTCCTGGAAGACAATGAGATGGCCGTCAAACGTTTGTTGTGACGAAAACTGGTGGACCTGGTTTTTACCGATGATGATAAGCGTATCGGGTGCGACATCGTACGGTATAAAGTCGATGAGGTGCTGGCCTTTACCCTCGGTGACATACATCAAGACAAAAAAATCGAGCCGCTGGGGGAAAGACTGTGTGGCAAAACGGGCCTGGTGTCTTTGGTAGCGTTCATCGATTGTAATGATGTCAATTCCGTAGGGTCTATCCTCGGAGTGCCTGAATTTAAGGTCTACAATATCGCGTTTCATTGGAGCCGGCACGCTGAACTATCAAAATCCGGGTTGCCGCGTAAGCGGCGTACCCAAAATAAGATATCTCCGCTGTTTGTCCAGCGGCATGATGCAGCAGTGAAGTGCTGGATCAATGTGAAGGGGAAAGGTGGGGCTGATAGACAGCACTTTCTGCATGGGGTAAGGTAAACCAAAAGGTAGCGCCATTGCCGTGGGTGCTTTCTACGCCAACCTCGCCGCCATGGGCGTTAACAAGCTGTTTTACAATAAAAAGCCCCAGCCCGCTCGAATGCTCACCGCCGGTTGGTTTTGCACTGAGCTGTTGCATCTTGCCAAACACTTTTTGCTGGTCGTCTGTAGTCAACCCGGGCCCTTCGTCCCGTACAGCTACGCGGGTAACAGTTGAGTCCTCCAGATCCAACTGGGTTACTTCAATCCATACGTTAGCCCCCGAAGGGCTGTATTTTACAGCGTTGGATACGTAGTTATCCAAGACCCGTTGGATGGCGAGGGCATCAACGTTTACCGTAATCGATTCTTTGGCTACGTAATGGAGGTTGATGCCTTTGTTGCCGGCCTGCTTCATATTCCAGCGCACAACGGTTGTCACAAGGTCGCTGAGCGCTGTCTTTTCTAAACGTAACACGGGGGCTTCTCCCTGGCGGTGTTTATCCAGCAGGGCAATGATAATTTCGAGCATCCGCTCTGCTTCTTCTTTCAGGAGCGGGATGTTGTCTATTGTGCTTTCATAGGTGGCCTGAACGCCGGCTTCGATGTCTTGTATGATCATCTCAGCAAGACCAATAATACCGCCCAGCGGGTTCTTGAGATCGTGGGCTGTAATGCTCAAAATCTCTTTATTGGCAGCCAGCGCCTGCCGCAGCTTTGCTGTACGATTTTCTAGCGCAGTATTGGTTTGCTTGAGATCGGTATTGATTTGTTGTACTTCGTGGTAGGCATCCTCCAACGTAGCGTTCTGGGCTCTTATTTCTTCTGTTTGCTCTGCTACCAATTGGTTCAGGTATGCATTACGTGCCTTCAATCGTTGGGTTTGCAGCCTGTTGATTAACCAGATTGAAAGGCCAAGCGAACCCAGGCTAAGCAAGATCCAGAGTGCGTATGCCCATTGCGCACGGTACCAGGGTGGGAGAACCTTGAACGGAAAACTGGCTTTGTCACTGACAATGCCTACCGCGTTTTTGGCCTGTACATTAAACGTATACGATCCTTCCGGGAGGTTAGTGTATTCTTTGAAAGGCTCTGGCATCCAGTTACTCCAGCCCTGATCTGACCCCTGTAACCATACCCGGTAACGCACACGCTCTGGTTGATCATAGATTTGTGCAGCGTAGGAGAATCGGATGGCATTTTCCTGGTACGCGAAGATGTGATTTGTCCAATTAGAAACGAGTCCATTAAAGACCACGGAGTCGCTGCGTAGCGCAGACACTTCGCTTAGGAAAAGCGTAGGTTTTTGGTGCTGCGTGGCCATGCCGGCTTCATTGATTCGAACAACGCCCCTCAAATGTCCCAACCACACCGTGCCTGATGGTTCTTTGTTGTAGGTCCCTGCTTCAATGGCTTCGATACGTTCCGGTGCTGTATGCGCAGAAATTTGCAAATTCCCTGCTTCAGTTCCACGCACAACCCGGACCTGATCGTCTATCACTAACCATGCATTGCCATCACGATCCTGTCCCCAGTATTGGGCCTCCTGGTTGCCAGCTTGAACTTCTTTCTCAAAGTGGGGTTGGGCTGGGTTCTTGATGCCAAAGAGACCGTGTGGTGAGGCTGTGTAGAAGGTGTCGTCAATAAAGAAAAACTCCTGGACCCTGCCGTCGAGCTTGTCAAAATCGTGGTACAGATCCTCTTGCCAGGCTTCATCCTCAGGGGATACGTCAATGTGGTAAATCTGGGCTTCGTCCGATACAACCCATAAGCGGGTGCTGCCTCGCGTTTGACTTGTGGGGTCGACGGTAATGCGATGCATTCGGGGGGTAATTTGTTGCGTGTGGGTCGCTACGATCTTGTTACTTTCGAGCTTATAGTGGGCAATTTCGCTTTGGCCGGCTACAAAGAAACGCGTTGGATCGAACGGATCGCGGAGGATTTTCCAGGGATAAAAATTAGGTTCAGCCAGTATGGTAGCGATAGAGGCGCGTTCGGGGCGTTTTTCAACGCTTACAACGCCGTACAGACAGGCGGCTATCAGTTGGTCATTGACAACTTCCATGTCATAACAGCCATCGAGGGTATCGCTGCCCTGAACGACCCTGAAACGCGCCGTATTGTAAGCATCTCCAGGAATCAACTCATAGATGCCGGCAAAGCTAGAGGCAAACACGCTGCCGCGCCATCTCAATACCTGCGTGACGTGTCCAGATAGCCCTTCGTTCCAACTGAAAGTAGACCAATTACTTGTGGTTTCGAGCCGGACTACGCCGTCGCGCGAAGCCATCCACAAAGCAGATTCCCTATCTGCGTAAATATCGAGTATATCGTCATAAATAAGGGCGTTGTTCGTGTCGAAATACCGCAACAGCTGTAGCTGTGCATTCAACAGCGCAATCCCTTTGCCTTCAAAACGGATCACTATTTTTCCATCAGCAAGCCTACGTAACTGTCCGGCTTTTTCCATAAAAGGTGCATCCGTGGGCTGCGCTTCACACGTATAGCTGGAAGTACTGGAAGACGACGTTATGTTACATCGAAACAGGCCGTTACTGGAAAGCACAAGGAACTGATCTGGACCAAAAGAAATGATGTCCAGGATGTTTGTCAAAGGGTTCCCTTGTGGTAGGAGTTCAGCCAGCGTATCCTGGGCATCCAATGTGAAGAGCTGTTCGCCGGTGTATGTTAAAATTGATTCGCCCAATGGGAGGACACCGCGGACCAACCGCTTGGTTTTCCATACGTTTATGGTGTCATGTTGCAAGCGTAACAGCTTGGATCCAGTCAGGAAGAAAACACTTTCACCGATGGTGTACACCGAGTGGACATAAACAAATTCGTTGTAGTCTTCTGGTATTTTATCTACAAGCGAATGGTACTGCGGTGAGCCGGTTGAATCAGCGCCTAGGTAGCCTATTTCTTTGTATCCGCCAATATATACGGTGTTATTTTGGTCTATCGCAATCGCTCGAGCCATGGACCCTGGAAGAAGAACACGTTTCCAGGAGGATCCGTCATGGATGAGCAAACCGTCTGTGTTACCGACATAGATAATGCCCTGGTCGTCTTGTGAAATACTCCAGTTTTCCGAAGAAGCGCCGTACTTGGTGGTATCAAAAAAACGAAAAGGCAGCCGGCCCACTTCAGCCCAGCTATCTGCTTGCTGGGCTGAGGTTTCGGGCACACCAATCAGCATTATTGCGAATAAGACGTACAGGTAACAACAGGTTACGCGTCTCAGATTTAAGCTAAACCACATGGAGATCCAAACAATTGCGTACAGTCTGGGAATCGACTAAAGAAGCGATATAGTTAGGCTAGATAATGCAGCAGGTAAAAAGAAGGTACGGCCTTTTTTAAGGCTTGCGTAATCTAAATGGCTACTAAAGAGCAATCCAATAAACAGTAATCTACGTATCCCATCTTCCCTGATAGACGATGGCTGATTTGTGGGCGCTGGTTGTGCAATTGAGGTAACGTTGCCGGTTGGCGTGATTACACCTGAAACATCCCGTCTTCGTAAATCACCTGTTCAGAGCCATCAGCCAACACTGCGGTTACAGTCCGGTCTGCGGTGGACATAATGTCGGTATGCACAACCGAGTCGTTGAGGCCGAGACGCTTCCAGTCTTCTTTGGTGAGGGTGTTGGGGTCGCCGGCGTAGGCATCTTTGTACGCCATGCCTACTGCGATGTGTGTATTGCCAAATTCACCGCCCACATTTTCGTCATACAACGTATTTGCCATAAACCGCGTGATCCGGGAGTGGCGTTTGTCTGTAAGCGAAAATTCACCCACTTTGTCGGCGTCTTTCGTGGCAATCATCTCCTTCAATACAGCCTCGTTTCTTGTTGCCTTGCTGTTGACCACCAGCCCATCTTTAAATTCCAGCTCAATGCCTTCGATCAGATTGCCATAGCGGTACAGGGGCTGATTGAAGCGGATCCAGCCTTCGGTGCCCCGCCAATCAGGAGAGGTGAAGATTTCGTAGCTGGGGATATTTTGTCCGGTTGCAGCCAGCCACTTGCGCTGCTCACCGATGGAAATCCACAGGTCTGCATCTTCGCTTTTGACGTGCACTTTGCGGATATCGAGCGCATTGAGGCGGTCTTTTACGGCGTGGATTTCTTGTTGAAGATTTTTCCACGTGCTTACCGGGTCCTCTTCCCGCAAATAGCAGGCATCAATGATTTGCTCCCAGTAGGTCTCAAGCGACAAGCCGGCTTCTTTGGCCATGCCTTCGGTCGCATACAGCGCCAAGGTCCATGAAGCCTGTTTGGCATTTACTTTTTTGAAGAAGGTCTCACGGAAGTGCGAACGCGCAATGTTGCGCTGCATAATGAGCTTCGGGTCAATACCTTTAAGGTTGTGCGGATCTTCATCACTCAGTACCGTTAGCCGGTGGTCGATGGTATCGATGAGGGTGTCGTAATACGCTCGGGGGTAGAACTCACGCTGCGCCTGGTTGGCATGCTCGAAGAAGAAGCGTTCGAGGTTTGCGTCAGCAAGGTCATCGGGCAAGTAGAGCGGCATCACATGTCCGCCGGCACGAATGACGGCTTTGTACAGCGCGGCGTACAACAATTTTGCGCTGTCTTTAGCCACAATCTGGACGACATCGCCGGGTTTGATGCCTTTGCCATTGCCGAGGGCGTAGTTAACAAGGATGTTGGCGTAATTCTGTAAGATCTGGGTTGAAGGAGTGTACGACACGCTGTTTTCGATTTGAGTCTACTGAACAAGAATGCGGCTCAAACGAATACAGGCAACGCTTGTTCAATGCCGAAGCTAATCCCTCGTATCTGGTTTGATTCGCAGAATTTTACCGTCAACTTCATCGGTTAGCAGGTACAGGTATCCCGCCGGACTCTGTGCAATTTTACGGGCGCGTATCCTGGCATCTACAAAAAGTTCTTCTGTGCTTTTGATGGTTTGCTTTTCTATCCGAAACCGCCATAAACTGCCGCCGCTCAGGCCTGGGACGAGGAGGTCGTACTGCCATGCGGGGAATTCATCTCCGGTATAAAATACAGGGCCGGTTGGAGCAACCGTATGCCGCCAAAACCATTTGGGTGGGGTGAAGGTCTCGTTTTCCAGTACAGGTGGTTGATAATTGGGTGCCCGGTATCTACCCGTTGTTTGGATTGGCCAGCCATAATTGGCGCCGGCCTGCAGCAAATTGACTTCGTCTCCCTGGATGGTGCCATGCTCGGTAAACCAGATATTACCTGAAAGCGGATGCACAGCCAGGCCCTGTACGTTTCGGATACCATACGCATATGCGCCGGGCACTACCGATTGGGAAAAGGATGGGTTGTCTGCCGGAACAGTACCATCTGGATTGAAGCGATAGATCATCCCGCGGGTATCCGCAACGTCTTGTGCGTAGGGGAGGGCCGGCTGCCTAGCTTCTGAAAAAAGGCGGTCACCAACCGTAATATACAGTTTGCCATCTTGCCCAAACGTCATGCCGCCGCCGTAATGAAACGAGCCGTCGGAATAGGGTGAAGCCAGGAGTATTTGTTTGATGTTTGTAAGGCTGTCATCCTTGAGTTGCCCGCTGATTGCTCTGGTTGTTGTACCGCCTTCACCGCTCGCTACGTAAGTAAGAAAGATGCGCTGGTTGGTCGCAAACGCGGGATCGAGGACTACATCAAGCAGCCCTTCGTTAAACGTAGTTTTGAGGCCGGCTGCTATGCCTCTGGGGTAGTGCAACGACGTAGCATCTTCAACTTTGGTAACTGTAGAATCGGTACGATCAACAGGGATGCCCTGTACAATGGCGCGCTCTCCGGTTTGGAGATTCACCCGCAGCAAGTTGCCGTCTTTCTCTGTAACCAGGGCTTCGTTATCCGAAAGAAACGCGATGCTCCAGGGACGTTTTAAATCGTCCATTACCACTTCTTTAACGGGCCTGACCTTTTCGTTTGTAGAGGCTGGTGGTTGGCATCCCCAGAAAAGCAGGGGTAAGAGCAGAACAAGTTTATACATGGTATCGATTGCAAGCAGTTTCTAGGTACAAATGTAGCTGCAATATCGCGTTTGAGGTGATCCAGTTCTTTAACAATCGTGTTTATTGAAGCGAAAAAGAGGTGTTGGTTTGATGGTACGTTTAAGAACCGTCATGCTCAGCTTGACTGAGCATCCACAGGTATGTCTGATGGTTGCAGTCTTAAGAGTGATGGCTCCTTCCATACTGATGGATGCCCAATCGGGTTGGGCATGACGAAGGATAGGACTGTGAATAATCAAGCAGTGCCGTGCTGCTTCCGGTATTGGGAAGGGGTAAGGTTAAGCCGGGACTTGAAGGCCACATTGAAAGACGTCAGGTTGCCGAAGCCGCTATCAAAAGCAATGGTTGCAATTTTATCCTGCCGGCGCTCCGGATGGACCAGCAGAGCTTCGGCATGTGCGATCCGGTGTGCGTTGACAAATTCGGAAAAGTTCTTTTGCTCAACCTCATTGATGGCCTGCGACAAGCTGCGCGGTTTAACGTCGAGCATCGCAGCCACGGTATCGAGCGACGTAGCTGGATTCAGGTAAGGCATTTCTTCCTTAAAGAGCGCTTGGACCCTGGCAACAAGCTTTTTTGATGCACCGATGTCAACTTCAGACTGCGCGTATTTTTCCAGCGCAAAGTGGTGTTTCTTCAGGAAGAGAAACGAGAACAGGTAGATTAGCAATGAAAACGCGGTTGCACCGACCAGATAGAGCGGGACGAGTCCAATAAAAATGCCGGCATAGAGCATAAGAATCAGCGTGACGCCTGCAAGGATATTCCTATACCACGCAACAAGTGCCTTGCGTGCCACATCACGAACACGGTAACACAATCGCCACGACAAGCCAAGGTAGACCGCCAGATGCAGAAGTGTTGCCGTATAGAAGCCTAGTGAAGCAACATTCCCATTGTTAGGAATCAGTGCACAGCACGCTACAAACAACAGGAAGGGGAGCAGGTGCGCGAAGTGTGCGGCATGGAAGGTACTTGCTTTGTTGAAGAGGGTCTGCCCATAAAACCACAACGCCGGCCCCACCAGCAGAAACCCAGAAATGCCCAGATTCCGTGCCCAGGGGTCGAGTGGTCCGTGGTTCAGCAATACGGCTTTGCCAATGCGGATGGTCAGACCCAATAACACCAGGCCCAGCAATACGTTCGCCTTGCGATTTCCCGTTTTAAGCGTAAACAGGTAAACCATCAAAAACAAAGCTTGCGCTATGCCCAGAAATCCAAGGACCAAAATGGCGCTAGCATCCAACACGATAGCAACTCCCGAAAGGCAAAAAAACCTTCAACCTGTAACCTTCAACGCAAACCACTAAATCCTTCGGGATTTAGTGGTTTGCCATTTTCATTCAGCACCCAGGTACCGTGGCGGAATGGGTTGGCCTTCTTTCTCCACGTCCCAGATCACAGAGTTGATAATCCATTCGCCGTCTACTTTCAAGAGCTGAAAGCTGTTCACGCCGCGCTCACCAATTTCATCGGAGCCGTTGAAGTACGAGGCATAAGCGCTCATGCGATGGGCGACATTACCGAAGTATTCCGTTTTTCCACCCAGTTCAACTTCGCTGAACGACGAAATGGCACCACGGTCGATGGCACTCTTGTAGCTTTGAATAAACAATGTGATATCAAACGCTGCGAGGCTGTCGTAACGGAAGTTGTACATCGTTGCATTTGAAGTGAAGAGGGACGCCATGGCATCATAATCCGGCGTAGACCCTTCTTCAAACGAGAGGACCGCATAAGCATTGAGAACCGCCTGGTCAATGGCCATTTCTTCTTCAGAAACAGATTCAATAGCCGGCGTAGAGCCGTCTGTTGACGTGCATGCAGAAAGGATGATAAGGAGCAGGGGGAGAAAGTAGGCAATACGTTTCACAGCCTTGTTGGGTATGGGTTAAATGGGATGAAAAAGAGTGATACGTTGAAATATACGGGTAAAGTTACCCATAAACAGGGTCATTCGCAGTGGCCAGTTCAACGCAGTTTGCGCAGCACGCTTTGGGCTGCATAATACCCATTCATGCCGTGTACGCCGCCGCCGGGTGGGGTAGAAGCTGAGCAAAGGAAGAGATGCTCATTCGGCGTACTGTATGGATTCAATCGCGGAGCCGGACGAGTAAAAAGCTGAGAAATATCCGCAGCGCCGCCGGTCACTGCACCTCCAACATAATTGGAGTTGTAGGCCTCAAACGCAGAAGCATTCATGGTGTGCTCAGCCAGAATGGTGTCTTGAAATCCAGGTGCAAATCGCTCGATCTGGTTTTTGATAACCTGCCGCACATCCCTGTCCCCTCCATTGGGTACGTGACAATAGGCCCAGCACGTATGTTTGCCATCAGGTGCGCGGGTTTCATCAAAATGGCTTTGCTGCGCAATGAGCACGTAGGGTTTGTCGCTGTATTTGCCCTCCCAGATGACAGCTTCTGAAGCCTCAATCTCCTCAAATGTCCCGCCAACGTGTACGGTAGACGCTTTGAAACAGTTTGGATCTTTCCATGGGATGGGTTCACTGAGGGCAAGGTCGATTTTGAATACGCCAGGGCCGAAGTTATAACTGCGGAGCCGCTTTACGTAGCTCGCTGGCAAATGATCTTTAGCGATAGTAGCCAACTGCCATGGATCGGTATCGAACAGATATTTCCGGGCCGGGGGCAATTGATTAAAATGCTCAATCTTTGTTGATAGCTGAAGCGAGCCGCCAGCAGCCAGATAGCAATCGCGCAGCGCATCTGCAAGGGCTTGCGAGCCGCCTTTGGGGAACGGCCAATTGACCCCGTGGCCCGAAGCGAGGAATATGAGTCCCAGCGCAGTGGTGAAAAACTTATCGAAGGGCAGAATGCTATGCGCAGCACAGCCGGCGAACAACGCTTTGGCCCGTTGTTCTTTGAAGACTTTCCGTGCGTAAATAGAAGCCGGTATCAACGCCTGGGCACCAAAAAGCGTGAACAGTAGCGGAGACGCCGGCAGGCCGAGCGGTTTCATCATGTCCTGAAACAGGTCGTCTATCCGGTCAGCAAAAGGCTGCATGATGCGCCTGTACCGCTTACTGTCTGCCCCGAGTTGATCAGCAGTATACGCAACAGACTTGGCTAGAATCACAGCAGGCTCATCGTCCAGCGGGTGCGCTACAGAGACCTGGGGAAAGACCCACTCCAGTCCGAATTTCTCCAGCTCAAGTTGCTTGAAATACGGGGAGAGGTAGCCCATGGGGTGGACCGCTGAGCAAATGTCGTGCTTGTACCCTTCAAGGGTGAGTGGTGCCGTGCGCATGCCGCCGCCCACCGTTTCACCGGCTTCAAGGAGGAGGACCGATCTGCCGGCTTTTGCCAGGACGATGCCTGCACTCAGCCCATTAGGACCAGATCCAATAATGACCGCATCATACACTTTTTTCAAGGTGCCGGCTCAATCGAGTTGTTTTGGTGATGGGTACGACGCATTGAGTGTAAGATGTAACACTTCAGCTGCATAATGTAAAGTAGTGTATTCAGAGCCTCGAGGTTAGTACCATCACACAAAGCACTTTCATTCCTGAAGTTGATGTCTATCAATACACTGTTGATTGCGCAAGATTCAACCTAACTGTTCACAAAACAAATGTCGTTCACACCATTCAGGTTACGTTTTTACAGGTGAATCCTTTCAGGTAAATCTTCTATCTATCAGGCAGGTAGTAAATATATGATACTCAAGGCTTACTCTCGAACTGGCTTGTTTAGAGATAGTCTCGCTTTATGCATTTTATTACTTCTTTTCTGTCCCTCTTCCATTGGAGCGCAACACTTGCCGGCGTCTATGTATTTCGTCTTATTAATGGCACGCAACAGACTACTAAATTGACAACGCTGCTTAGATAGTCAGTGCAGAAGAATTTCCTAGTTGTCTGCTTGTCAGGCTTTGTTTTACTACGTGTAATGCAGCTCTAATCTTGCCATCTTTGTTAAGAGTTTAAGCCTTTCAGCCGATAGCTAAGTTATTAATATGTAATGACTTAACAATAAGGACCCACTAAAAAGCGCTTCCTCTATATGGATTGTGTTAAGAGAAGCGCTTCCTGTTCTGAAGACAGGATCCACCGAGAGGAAAAGCAGTTTCCAGGTTCGTTTTATGCCGCAGGTGCAGAAGGATTTGTGTGGGGGCTCATATAGGGCATAACACAACGCCGTTTGAGACTTGGGTATGGCCCAGGTCTTTTTTATTGGACACCTTTTGGGCAACCGCTGGATAACCCTTTTCCGCGCGCGATTTGCGCGGCTTTGTATATAGATTTTAGTAAGAGGAATACGTTGAACATTAGTAAGATTTTCGGCGATCGCCGGTATGGCCTGTCTCTTCCGAGCACAAAAACCCTGAAAGAGCAGTGGTTTTCGAATGTTAGAGCGG
This window contains:
- a CDS encoding helix-turn-helix domain-containing protein, whose product is MLDASAILVLGFLGIAQALFLMVYLFTLKTGNRKANVLLGLVLLGLTIRIGKAVLLNHGPLDPWARNLGISGFLLVGPALWFYGQTLFNKASTFHAAHFAHLLPFLLFVACCALIPNNGNVASLGFYTATLLHLAVYLGLSWRLCYRVRDVARKALVAWYRNILAGVTLILMLYAGIFIGLVPLYLVGATAFSLLIYLFSFLFLKKHHFALEKYAQSEVDIGASKKLVARVQALFKEEMPYLNPATSLDTVAAMLDVKPRSLSQAINEVEQKNFSEFVNAHRIAHAEALLVHPERRQDKIATIAFDSGFGNLTSFNVAFKSRLNLTPSQYRKQHGTA
- a CDS encoding NAD(P)/FAD-dependent oxidoreductase, which codes for MYDAVIIGSGPNGLSAGIVLAKAGRSVLLLEAGETVGGGMRTAPLTLEGYKHDICSAVHPMGYLSPYFKQLELEKFGLEWVFPQVSVAHPLDDEPAVILAKSVAYTADQLGADSKRYRRIMQPFADRIDDLFQDMMKPLGLPASPLLFTLFGAQALIPASIYARKVFKEQRAKALFAGCAAHSILPFDKFFTTALGLIFLASGHGVNWPFPKGGSQALADALRDCYLAAGGSLQLSTKIEHFNQLPPARKYLFDTDPWQLATIAKDHLPASYVKRLRSYNFGPGVFKIDLALSEPIPWKDPNCFKASTVHVGGTFEEIEASEAVIWEGKYSDKPYVLIAQQSHFDETRAPDGKHTCWAYCHVPNGGDRDVRQVIKNQIERFAPGFQDTILAEHTMNASAFEAYNSNYVGGAVTGGAADISQLFTRPAPRLNPYSTPNEHLFLCSASTPPGGGVHGMNGYYAAQSVLRKLR
- a CDS encoding PQQ-dependent sugar dehydrogenase, whose amino-acid sequence is MYKLVLLLPLLFWGCQPPASTNEKVRPVKEVVMDDLKRPWSIAFLSDNEALVTEKDGNLLRVNLQTGERAIVQGIPVDRTDSTVTKVEDATSLHYPRGIAAGLKTTFNEGLLDVVLDPAFATNQRIFLTYVASGEGGTTTRAISGQLKDDSLTNIKQILLASPYSDGSFHYGGGMTFGQDGKLYITVGDRLFSEARQPALPYAQDVADTRGMIYRFNPDGTVPADNPSFSQSVVPGAYAYGIRNVQGLAVHPLSGNIWFTEHGTIQGDEVNLLQAGANYGWPIQTTGRYRAPNYQPPVLENETFTPPKWFWRHTVAPTGPVFYTGDEFPAWQYDLLVPGLSGGSLWRFRIEKQTIKSTEELFVDARIRARKIAQSPAGYLYLLTDEVDGKILRIKPDTRD